The Coffea arabica cultivar ET-39 chromosome 6e, Coffea Arabica ET-39 HiFi, whole genome shotgun sequence genome contains the following window.
GAATGAGAAATGCTCTGATGCTTCGATCCACTACTCTCCATTGTTTCTTGGATTGGATTAGACACCTGAAGAATCCACAAAGATTACCATATTGACTGGTGTAgaatatatacaaaaacaaGAGACAGAACAGAAGCGTTAATAGATTCAGACAATCTAACGAGTTTAGCACCAATAATTGATGGACAGGATGGGGCCATGCTAGTTTTGCATTATCGTGCAGTGGAATGTAACCCAAGGAGAAAATAATGCAGCCAGTTTTAAGTTTAACCACCTGAAACGACGCCGTAGACGATCAAGCACAGGAGCAGGAGGAGCAATTTTATTTCCGcacaagaaggaagaaaccacCCGTGGTTAAAGCAGTGCTTAGATTAGGatgttgagttttttttttttaaactgtacTAGAATTTCTCAAATCGATCCCACAGTCTCACCTAGATATGCCCTTCCAATGGATGGCCTTTGCATGTGAGGACTGGTGGTCCGTGGTCTATATATATACACCCTTACTGGATGGTCCAAAGTACCTTTAAGATGCCAATTGCCAGCTGCAGTTCAATACGCAGGTGGAAAAATCCACGTCTGGTtcaaattttaaaggaaaaatcgttcaaacgCGTCGAAtattttgttaaaagaaatttttcatcatttacaTTTAAAATACTAATTTTATGTTCCTTACAAATTTAATTTAGCAAATTTTAATTCAAACtagatttttaacaattttttagTCTAAAATTACTATGTGACCCATATGCAGTCATTTTTTATatgcaaaaaatcaaaatattcattttttaagTGATAAAATGAATATGGATTAGGacaaatctcaaattttttttcaaaaatgaatGAGGTTTAaatcaatttttaattttttaaggacaaaaatgaatataaatcgGGTCATTTATTTAACTATAAATGAAATCTAaccttttttctcaaaaaaaaaaaactatgtaTGGATCATGTGATGGATTCAGGCAAAACGTAATAAAAATCTAGGTTGGGActaaaatttatcaatttgATTTTGTAAGAGACACAAAGTTactatttaaaaaatgaaagacaaaaaaattcatttggccaaatgtAAAAGATGTTTTgatccatttttcatttttttattagcCTATATCCTaagtttttgtttattttgaaatttgagaaaTGTTCAGtgaattctattttttttataacgGCATTCTCactatcttttttttattatatggtctaataaatgaaaattaaactatataataataatgatagtgGGAATGTCATTATAAAAAGTAAAGtgttattaatattttttttgaaattgtaTTTATAATACACGACTTTCCTTAGCATGAGGTATACGCATGCAATTAATATGCCATTTGAAAGAAATACTTATGAAGTTAGTggatgaaataaaagaaaaatgttaagcaccttttttcttttttatgtatGTAAGAACTTGGCAGGTAATTCAGGGAAAGCAGTAAAGCTGGATTCTAGTGGGGTGGGCGGGCTTTGAGCGAAATAGACGTGTGAACCACAGTTCAATTATGTTAATCTgtcaattaataaataaattttggtatgaaatgaattttgaatGGATCTAAATAGTTATTCAATTAAACTTATTTAATTGATGGCCAGTGAGTTGATTTGACTCATCCATTTATACTTATTTgaaaataattatacatttaaactCAATTTTTAGTGAATATTAagcaaataaatatgaatttattGTCGatctaataacaataaaatgtcATTATTTCGTGTCAAATAACAtgcaaaaaattagaaaaagggtaaaatttcATGTGAATCATAAATGAATAATTGAATATATTCCTACCTTTttttaaatggatataaataataaagaattaatatcagtgtatatattatcaatattagatatataatacatatataaaatttaaatttaaaatgtaaaattttactCATAAATAAATTAACTCAATTATACTGTTACTCAGCATGACCGTTCAAACCCTCTTCGAGTCACCTATTTTGACAGATGTAGACGGAAGGAAAGGAGACAAGCTGGTTCGAGGAACGGAATGGATGGATAGGGTCAGTCAGATCtttctatccaaaaaaaaaaacgtcagATCTGATGAGGACTGGGTCCACTTGGCTGCTGCTGCTTGCGTAAATGTAATGCTACGATCTTCAGGAGCAGAAATCGGATCTTCTGAGAGACCACAACGATGACCGCATGTTGGATCCTGGATGCTGCCAATTTGCAATTCAGACTGTACACTTGAGAATGAGAATTTCCCCAGAAAGGTAAAGAGCGAGAGGCAAAGGAATAAACCATTGTACCGTCAAGAATTTAGGGCCGGCAATTGAGCGACTCGAAGACAAAATCGTATATTTGTACAAAAAACCTCCCACAACTAACAAGTTTGCTTTAATGGTTTCTGCCTAGAGAGGCTAGACATAAATTCCAaagcgatttttttttttttttttgaaaaaaaattgtattattTGCCAGGACGACGGAGGGACGTAAGTAGtgggttgaaaaaaaaataaataaaaaaggtcAGCAGGAAAGCTGTAATTCCTGGTTGGCGAATACATACACTTTCCATGGATTGAGCTATTTGTACAAGATAAGGGAGCAAAAGAATATGGCACCATATTCACCTTGGAACAACAGCTGGGAGGAATCCTCTGTTGGCTACAATCAATTAACAGGAGATTGCTGTGAAATTTCGTCGATTTTCGGTCGCTACTAAATCTTTTTTGACGGCTGTTGCTTTCATCTGCGAATCCCCCAACACGGAATGGTGGTAAAGTGGTGAAAAACTGAAAAGGAGACCCCTTCTTGCTCTACTTCAAACTCAGAATAACTTATCACCGCCATCCACGTTGTCTATCTCTTTGAGTATtgatactactactactatcaCTCGGCATCTTTGGTCGAGCATTCGTTTTGCGCAGAACGTGTGAAGAGATAAAGTGACCTGGAACGAATGCGCCACTATTTTATTCACTTTGGTATGGTTCCATGAAACCTCTCCTGTTCTCCTTTATTgatccttctctctctctctttttttccacTTCTGAGTTCTGATGGTAATTGAAAAGATTGGACAGAAATAACGCATTTGGTCGAACTCTTCTTTAATGTTAAGTTAATAGTTATGAATAGTCATCGACTTCTTAGGAAGGGTGGTAGATGGGACCTATTATGAAACATACAATATATCACAGACGCATGATCATTGCGTTTCAATCGAGTTATTCTATTCCATCTCTTAAAAAGGAGAGAACTTAAATCAAAATACTCAATAGCACGGCGATACATTACACCGTGATTAGAGATGAAAGATCGTGCCGTTAACAGCATCCCTTCATAAGTGCAGGGGAATGTCGGAGAAGCattgaaagaaaatgcaaaaacagGTGAAAAGTGGAATAATACAACCCAACTACCACAAATACCACAGCCAACACTCATCTGCGACGATCCAATTCCAAATGAAGTTCATCggaaaaattaaagaacaaGGAATAAACCCTTACAACAAGCacgagaaagagaaaaaaaaaaaaaaaactgagggAGGAgtttaggttgtgtttggattgtatttttttagatattttgtagaaaaattactgtaacgatttaatATGTGTGAGGTAAAAAAGTGATTAGGAAATGTGTTTGCTAACCTGCCTTAGTTTTTCCGGGATCAACAATCGTCTTCGCGCTTCCGGTCCTCAATTGTCAGTTGTTGGCAACTCCTCGTGGGACTGGGGGATAAAGAAGAGCTCATAGACGACTCCAGCAAGGCCACCACCTATGAGTGGACCGGCCCAGTAGACCCAGTGGTTCTCCCAGGTCCAGCTGACCACTGCGGGGCCGAAAGACACTGCTGGGTTCCTTGACGCACCACGAAAGGCCCCACTAACCAAGATATTGGCACCCACGATGAAACCACTAGCCATGGGGGCTATGGTACCCAATCTGCCCCTCTTTGGATCCACTGCGGTGGCGTACACGGTGTACACCAGTCCAAATGTCATCACAGTCTCCAATACTAATGCGTTCCACACGCCAACTCCGGCGGacaaagaaaatgcagcagtttcctgccaaagaaaataaaatgaataaactTAACCGCGAGTGTGAACAGATATCAGAGACACTGCGCTTTAATCTGTTGCAAAcgtgtttttttgtttttttttttggtttgaagATCGTGAAAAGGAAGGTATGCAGGGGTGTGCGACTGTGCGTAAGAGTTTTCCTCGATGCCATGCAATGATAGCTGGAAAGACCAAACTCACCAAGCCACCGGTGGCGAGCTTAAGAAGCAAGCAAGCCACGACGGAGCCAAGCAACTGAGCAATCCAGTGCAGGATACCACGGAGAAGGGTAATGTTACAGCCAACAAAGGCACCAAAGGTGACGGCAGGGTTAACATGGCCGCCGGAGATGTTGGCGCTGACTGGAACAGCCACGAACAGTGCGAAGGCGTAAGCTATAGCGGCAGCAATGAGGCCGGAAGGGGTATTGGCTGCATTGTTGGTCAGCTTGCTAAAGGCCATGCCTGACCCTTCACCTGCAAACACAAAGATTAGGGTAGAAATGAACTCGGCCAGCGCTGCCTTGAGAGCGTCTGGGTGAGCGGCCTCCTGGGGCCCTCCGATTGATCGGCATCTTGGGATGATCGATCAAGATCAACGACTGAAAATTGGGAAAGATGATATGATCACACTAAGACTGCTTGAGCTAGCACTTCTCGTACTGCTCTCCACATCTCATTCTCATGCAGTTCCCGTTGCTTTTATATATAGTCACAATTCAATGCCAATATGCGATTGCCGTGCCTGTACCTTCTGTATCCGGTTTCCGGTTAACTTCTTATGCAAACATGGAAGAGTCATAGTATCTACTAATATTAATGGTGAACAGTTTGGGAAGATGCGgttttgttttttgaattgtTTAACAGCCATCGTGGTCTAGAGACTAGAGAGAGCATTGGAATTGGATGAGATGGATTCAAATAATGCAGAGCATGAAATATAGGGGCAAGCGGCCTGAAAGATGGGGTCGCGGTTTAGTGAGTTTGGTGCGATCAATTTTCTTAGTACATATCTTAATTAGAACTTGGTGTCTTCGTCTGTTCCCCATTAAGTGTACTTGTATCGCTTGGCATATATTTAACCTAGGATCATCATTATCGACCATCGAAGACCCCACGAGGGAATATATAAATCCGAATAATGATTCACAAATACTTAGTTTGTACGgcattttgttcattcatttctctcAACGTGCATTAATTTGGGGTAATAATTTTGCTTTGATTGAGAGAATTACAACCAATGATGTTCTAAAAGAGGTAAACAATCCTTTTTCCCACCTAACTGCCATACCTCCTCTTCCATAATGATTTACTAATAGGGACTTTGCAACAGCAATGATAATCACAGAACGAAACGTAGCATTTTTGTCAATCAAATTATTTTGCTTTTCAAAcgaaggaaaaaatgaagaagaatatTATCAAAAACTTCTATATATCCTTGCCACTTAATCTTATTCATATGTATATCGCACGGCACAAGGAAGACCCTGATAGAGCTACTATATATTAGTCTCTTCTTTTTGGCTAAGTAGTACGTAGTAGTAGCACATTTTGATTTTACCTGCTGCTATAAAGGGAAAGAAAGGGAAGTGCCCCGTAAAGTGGA
Protein-coding sequences here:
- the LOC140009324 gene encoding aquaporin TIP1-1-like, whose amino-acid sequence is MAFSKLTNNAANTPSGLIAAAIAYAFALFVAVPVSANISGGHVNPAVTFGAFVGCNITLLRGILHWIAQLLGSVVACLLLKLATGGLETAAFSLSAGVGVWNALVLETVMTFGLVYTVYATAVDPKRGRLGTIAPMASGFIVGANILVSGAFRGASRNPAVSFGPAVVSWTWENHWVYWAGPLIGGGLAGVVYELFFIPQSHEELPTTDN